One Trichoplusia ni isolate ovarian cell line Hi5 chromosome 6, tn1, whole genome shotgun sequence DNA segment encodes these proteins:
- the LOC113495458 gene encoding PDZ and LIM domain protein Zasp isoform X6: MAQLITVRLNKADQQPLGFRLQGGKDFGTPLVVQKVNGGSAAERAGLQAGDALIRVNTTDVYLLRHQEAQDAIRAAGGNLELTVQRGGGTWRPSVTPTGSLPRPGSRSIGSTPTLVTNTSLKATPQPSRAFGSGHNNVAKPFGYMNGNDSVKSIVNKQYNTPVNMYSDKTIAETLSAQTEVLAGGVLGVNFKKNEKTYDAEKSAVFKVLQEEQNDPEPEPSHFYSRASVARAGTPCSLHRTHRSRSRTPRVLAGTPQPPPPVARASTGTQTPQEQLAPEPPHRPSIPMGCHEVLPDGRIALGAPALPQPRDALPVVNDTPYCSDCNRYIIGVFVRIKDKNLHVECFKCSTCGTSLKNQGYYNLNGKLYCDIHAKLVARNNPPAPNLEPVTVPPGSRIPSNTYSTPLPPLATNNYTNGSSSLFSPSSNLSGPKPFGSSIGSAYSPSLSPRSAPMSPARPVTAPAPAPAPLVAPAPAPVPPPAAPFAPSSSVGAAARGKTFGVSSAPKRGRGVLNKAALPGSRVPLCASCNGHIRGPFITALGRIWCPEHFICVNATCRRPLQDIGFVEENGQLYCEFCFEQYIAPACDKCHAKIKGDCLNAIGKHYHPECFNCVYCGKLFGNNPFFLEDGLPYCEADWNDLFTTKCFACGFPVEAGDRWVEALNNNYHSQCFNCTVCKKNLEGQSFFAKGGRPFCKTHAR; the protein is encoded by the exons aTGGCACAGTTAATAACTGTGCGGTTGAACAAAGCCGACCAACAGCCCTTGGGTTTCCGTCTGCAGGGCGGCAAAGACTTCGGCACACCTCTTGTTGTTCAGAAG GTAAATGGTGGTAGTGCAGCGGAACGCGCTGGTCTCCAGGCTGGCGACGCCCTGATCCGCGTCAACACCACTGACGTATACCTGTTGCGTCATCAAGAGGCTCAGGACGCCATCCGCGCCGCTGGAGGCAACCTCGAACTCACCGTACAACG TGGAGGCGGCACTTGGCGTCCGTCCGTCACTCCGACCGGCAGCCTGCCCAGGCCTGGTTCCAGATCCATCGGCAGTACCCCGACCCTCGTCACCAACACCTCGCTCAAGGCCACGCCGCAACCATCCCGCGCTTTTGGCTCCGGACACAACAATGTTGCTAAACCCTTTGGCTAC ATGAACGGCAACGACTCAGTCAAGAGCATAGTGAACAAACAGTACAACACCCCTGTCAATATGTACAGCGACAAAACCATCGCGGAGACGCTCTCGGCGCAAACTGAAGTCCTGGCTGGAGGAGTCCTGGG AGTGAACTTTAAGAAAAATGAGAAGACATACGATGCAGAAAAAAGTGCCGTTTTCAAGGTTCTGCAAGAGGAACAGAACGACCCCGAACCAG AGCCTTCTCACTTTTACTCGCGAGCGAGCGTGGCGCGCGCGGGCACGCCGTGCAGCCTGCACCGCACGCACCGGTCGCGCTCGCGCACGCCGCGCGTGCTGGCGGGCacgccgcagccgccgccgcccgtgGCGCGCGCCAGCACGGGCACGCAGACGCCGCAGGAGCAGCTGGCGCCCGAGCCGCCGCACCGGCCCAGCATCCCCATGGGCTGCCACGAGGTGCTGCCGGACGGCCGCATCGCGCTCGGCGCGCCCGCGCTGCCGCAGCCCCGCGACGCGCTGCCGGTCGTCAACGACACCCCCTATTGCTCCGACTGTAATCGCTACATTAT CGGTGTGTTCGTGCGCATCAAGGACAAGAACCTGCACGTGGAATGCTTCAAGTGCTCGACGTGCGGCACTTCACTCAAAAATCAGGGCTACTACAACCTGAACGGGAAACTGTATTGTGACATTCACGCTAAGCTCGTCGCCCGCAACAACCCGCCTGCGCCCAATCTTGAACCTGTTACCGTGCCTCC TGGCAGCAGGATCCCTAGCAACACATACTCGACTCCGCTGCCACCACTGGCGACTAACAACTACACCAATGGATCGTCTTCTCTGTTCAGc CCATCAAGCAACCTGTCTGGACCGAAGCCATTCGGATCCTCAATCGGGTCTGCCTACTCTCCATCGCTGTCTCCTCGCTCAGCGCCGATGTCGCCCGCGCGGCCGGTCACCGCGCCCGCACCAGCGCCGGCCCCACTGGTCGCTCCAGCCCCGGCCCCTGTACCTCCACCAGCGGCTCCATTCGCGCCCA GTTCGAGTGTAGGAGCTGCCGCTCGTGGCAAAACTTTTGGTGTTTCCTCCGCACCAAAACGAGGAAGGGGTGTTTTGAATAAAGCTGCGCTGCCCGGCTCCCGTGTCCCACTATGCGCTTCCTGTAATGGGCATATTAG GGGACCATTCATTACGGCTTTGGGCCGCATCTGGTGTCCTGAGCACTTCATTTGCGTGAACGCTACGTGTAGGCGCCCGCTTCAGGACATCGGTTTCGTTGAAGAAAATGGTCAACTATACTGTGAATTCTGTTTTGAACAGTACATCGCCCCTGCCTGCGATAAGTGTCACGCCAAAATTAAGGGC GATTGCTTAAACGCTATCGGCAAGCACTACCACCCAGAATGCTTCAACTGCGTATACTGTGGAAAACTGTTCGGAAACAACCCCTTCTTCCTGGAAGATGGTCTGCCATACTGTGAAGCTG ATTGGAACGACCTGTTCACGACAAAATGTTTCGCTTGCGGCTTCCCCGTGGAGGCAGGCGACAGGTGGGTCGAGGCGCTCAACAATAACTACCACAGTCAGTGCTTCAACTGCACG GTGTGCAAAAAGAATCTCGAAGGACAGAGTTTCTTCGCCAAGGGAGGTAGACCTTTCTGTAAAACTCACGCCCGCTAG
- the LOC113495458 gene encoding PDZ and LIM domain protein Zasp isoform X4 codes for MAQLITVRLNKADQQPLGFRLQGGKDFGTPLVVQKVNGGSAAERAGLQAGDALIRVNTTDVYLLRHQEAQDAIRAAGGNLELTVQRGGGTWRPSVTPTGSLPRPGSRSIGSTPTLVTNTSLKATPQPSRAFGSGHNNVAKPFGYMNGNDSVKSIVNKQYNTPVNMYSDKTIAETLSAQTEVLAGGVLGVNFKKNEKTYDAEKSAVFKVLQEEQNDPEPEPSHFYSRASVARAGTPCSLHRTHRSRSRTPRVLAGTPQPPPPVARASTGTQTPQEQLAPEPPHRPSIPMGCHEVLPDGRIALGAPALPQPRDALPVVNDTPYCSDCNRYIIGVFVRIKDKNLHVECFKCSTCGTSLKNQGYYNLNGKLYCDIHAKLVARNNPPAPNLEPVTVPPGSRIPSNTYSTPLPPLATNNYTNGSSSLFSPSSNLSGPKPFGSSIGSAYSPSLSPRSAPMSPARPVTAPAPAPAPLVAPAPAPVPPPAAPFAPTNDLLTSSSPLKPEYKSPAEERLIRKMAKMALNGYEIGIQRKIKPADHIQSMADKIQDTVVTKHPLNSDSVPTVENNLTKTLERGYKTHDSIQSIGDKIKDTIKNNHPANESMSKPNILIPPPLPNSPIPTFNVHSTPIGHPLNNSDDKKKYNTIPKTLNASLVMDDRLIINSDKSNNGSGYSSSEDSLKDKSEHNFTGTLRKTGIDKSSFLNSMNGSNNNHGNHENKPELKFDSGYSNTLNKRKLFEKADNTFNSTNSLNKSSELINNVSDTNIWNKTNNSDHVSKSENNKNVSAHYDDDLAKKKELPNNLINNSLYTYKKSANNGHDQSNDCTDYVNADETKKFSGSEMKQEKQNTDEEIVVRRRQKKTSRDDDGRRDSHIIARPLSTITCADVAEGLYPVCHKCDKAITRGPFITALGRIWCPEHFICVNATCRRPLQDIGFVEENGQLYCEFCFEQYIAPACDKCHAKIKGDCLNAIGKHYHPECFNCVYCGKLFGNNPFFLEDGLPYCEADWNDLFTTKCFACGFPVEAGDRWVEALNNNYHSQCFNCTVCKKNLEGQSFFAKGGRPFCKTHAR; via the exons aTGGCACAGTTAATAACTGTGCGGTTGAACAAAGCCGACCAACAGCCCTTGGGTTTCCGTCTGCAGGGCGGCAAAGACTTCGGCACACCTCTTGTTGTTCAGAAG GTAAATGGTGGTAGTGCAGCGGAACGCGCTGGTCTCCAGGCTGGCGACGCCCTGATCCGCGTCAACACCACTGACGTATACCTGTTGCGTCATCAAGAGGCTCAGGACGCCATCCGCGCCGCTGGAGGCAACCTCGAACTCACCGTACAACG TGGAGGCGGCACTTGGCGTCCGTCCGTCACTCCGACCGGCAGCCTGCCCAGGCCTGGTTCCAGATCCATCGGCAGTACCCCGACCCTCGTCACCAACACCTCGCTCAAGGCCACGCCGCAACCATCCCGCGCTTTTGGCTCCGGACACAACAATGTTGCTAAACCCTTTGGCTAC ATGAACGGCAACGACTCAGTCAAGAGCATAGTGAACAAACAGTACAACACCCCTGTCAATATGTACAGCGACAAAACCATCGCGGAGACGCTCTCGGCGCAAACTGAAGTCCTGGCTGGAGGAGTCCTGGG AGTGAACTTTAAGAAAAATGAGAAGACATACGATGCAGAAAAAAGTGCCGTTTTCAAGGTTCTGCAAGAGGAACAGAACGACCCCGAACCAG AGCCTTCTCACTTTTACTCGCGAGCGAGCGTGGCGCGCGCGGGCACGCCGTGCAGCCTGCACCGCACGCACCGGTCGCGCTCGCGCACGCCGCGCGTGCTGGCGGGCacgccgcagccgccgccgcccgtgGCGCGCGCCAGCACGGGCACGCAGACGCCGCAGGAGCAGCTGGCGCCCGAGCCGCCGCACCGGCCCAGCATCCCCATGGGCTGCCACGAGGTGCTGCCGGACGGCCGCATCGCGCTCGGCGCGCCCGCGCTGCCGCAGCCCCGCGACGCGCTGCCGGTCGTCAACGACACCCCCTATTGCTCCGACTGTAATCGCTACATTAT CGGTGTGTTCGTGCGCATCAAGGACAAGAACCTGCACGTGGAATGCTTCAAGTGCTCGACGTGCGGCACTTCACTCAAAAATCAGGGCTACTACAACCTGAACGGGAAACTGTATTGTGACATTCACGCTAAGCTCGTCGCCCGCAACAACCCGCCTGCGCCCAATCTTGAACCTGTTACCGTGCCTCC TGGCAGCAGGATCCCTAGCAACACATACTCGACTCCGCTGCCACCACTGGCGACTAACAACTACACCAATGGATCGTCTTCTCTGTTCAGc CCATCAAGCAACCTGTCTGGACCGAAGCCATTCGGATCCTCAATCGGGTCTGCCTACTCTCCATCGCTGTCTCCTCGCTCAGCGCCGATGTCGCCCGCGCGGCCGGTCACCGCGCCCGCACCAGCGCCGGCCCCACTGGTCGCTCCAGCCCCGGCCCCTGTACCTCCACCAGCGGCTCCATTCGCGCCCA CTAATGATCTACTGACTTCAAGCAGTCCTCTTAAACCGGAATACAAAAGTCCAGCAGAAGAACGACTCATCAGAAAAATGGCTAAAATGGCCCTTAATGGTTACGAAATCGggatacaaaggaaaattaaGCCAGCTGACCATATTCAATCTATGGCAGATAAAATACAAGATACAGTAGTAACAAAACATCCGCTTAATTCCGATAGTGTACCTACGGTGGAAAACAATTTAACCAAGACTTTGGAACGAGGCTATAAAACTCATGACAGTATTCAAAGTATTGGTGACAAAATTAAAGATACGATTAAAAACAACCATCCAGCAAACGAGTCCATGTCGAAACCAAACATTTTGATTCCACCACCGTTGCCAAACTCGCCTATACCAACTTTTAATGTTCATAGTACTCCAATTGGTCATCCGCTAAATAACAGTGacgataaaaagaaatacaacacAATCCCTAAAACCCTTAACGCCAGCCTCGTCATGGATGATCGATTAATCATCAACAGTGATAAATCGAATAATGGTAGCGGCTATTCCAGTAGTGAAGATTCGCTTAAAGATAAATCTGAACATAACTTTACGGGCACATTGCGGAAAACAGGCATAGACAAATCGTCTTTTCTTAACAGTATGAACGGTTCAAATAATAATCATGGGAACCATGAAAACAAACCTGAATTAAAATTCGATAGTGGTTATTCTAATACacttaacaaaagaaaattattcgaAAAAGCCGACAATACTTTCAATTCCACAAACAGTCTTAACAAATCAAGCGAATTGATCAACAACGTTAGcgacacaaacatttggaataaaaCTAATAACTCCGACCACGTTTCTAAatctgaaaacaataaaaatgtatctgcCCATTACGATGACGATTTGGCTAAAAAGAAAGAGCTTCCTAACAATTTAATCAACAATTCACTGTATACCTACAAAAAATCCGCAAATAATGGTCATGATCAATCCAACGATTGCACTGACTACGTAAATGCTGATGAAACAAAGAAATTCTCTGGTAGTGAaatgaaacaagaaaaacaaaatacagatgaAGAAATAGTCGTTAGACGTAGACAGAAGAAAACGTCAAGAGACGATGATGGTAGAAGGGACTCGCATATTATTGCGCGCCCACTTAGTACAATTACTTGCGCCGACGTAGCAGAAGGACTGTACCCCGTTTGCCACAAGTGTGACAAAGCCATTACCAG GGGACCATTCATTACGGCTTTGGGCCGCATCTGGTGTCCTGAGCACTTCATTTGCGTGAACGCTACGTGTAGGCGCCCGCTTCAGGACATCGGTTTCGTTGAAGAAAATGGTCAACTATACTGTGAATTCTGTTTTGAACAGTACATCGCCCCTGCCTGCGATAAGTGTCACGCCAAAATTAAGGGC GATTGCTTAAACGCTATCGGCAAGCACTACCACCCAGAATGCTTCAACTGCGTATACTGTGGAAAACTGTTCGGAAACAACCCCTTCTTCCTGGAAGATGGTCTGCCATACTGTGAAGCTG ATTGGAACGACCTGTTCACGACAAAATGTTTCGCTTGCGGCTTCCCCGTGGAGGCAGGCGACAGGTGGGTCGAGGCGCTCAACAATAACTACCACAGTCAGTGCTTCAACTGCACG GTGTGCAAAAAGAATCTCGAAGGACAGAGTTTCTTCGCCAAGGGAGGTAGACCTTTCTGTAAAACTCACGCCCGCTAG